The sequence below is a genomic window from Serratia nevei.
CTCAACGGCTTCGGCGACGTGGAGCAGGCGCAAGCGCAGGTCGCGCGGCTGGGTGCCGCGCCGGGGTATCACGGCGCCGATCTCGGCGATGCGGGCCAGATAGCGGACATGATGCAGTATGCCGAACGCGAGTTCGGCGGCGTGGACATTTTGGTGAACAACGCCGGCATTCAGCACGTGGCGCCGCTGGATCAGTTCCCGGTGGAGAAATGGAACGCCATCCTCGCCATCAACCTGTCGGCGGTGTTCCACACCTGCCGATTGGCGCTGCCGGGGATGCGCGAACGCAACTGGGGGCGTATCATCAACGTGGCGTCGGTGCACGGGCTGGTGGCGTCGAAAGACAAGTCGGCCTATGTGGCGGCCAAGCACGGCGTGGTGGGGCTGACCAAGACGCTGGCGCTGGAGACCGCGCGCACGCCCGTCACCTGCAACGCCATTTGCCCCGGCTGGGTGCTGACGCCGCTGGTGCAGCAGCAGATCGACAAACGTATTGCCGCCGGGACCGACCCGCAGCGGGCGCGCGATGAGCTGTTGGCGGAGAAGCAGCCTTCGCAAGCGTTCGTCACGCCAGAGCAGCTCGGCGAGCTGGCGCTGTTCCTGTGCAGCGATGCGGCGGCGCAGGTGCGCGGCGCCGCCTGGAACATGGACGGCGGTTGGCTGGCACAGTAGTGAATTCTCTCTCTCGGAGCGCGCAACGCGCTCCGTCGTTATTTCCCGCCATCAGTTAATTCCCCTGCGTGACGGTTTACCTGCGGCAATAATATTTATTTGTTATTTGCTATTTTTATTCCCGGATAATCACGCCGGTTTATTTTGGGTGAAACGTGCGGATTGGTTTATTTCGTGCTGCGGTTATTACATTATTTTTCTTCGCGTTACAGATGAACACGTTTTTGCTGAAATTAAATCCAACCTGAAATAATGACAGGTTATGGCGTGAATTTTTATATCTTGCGTGCGCTGTTCACATCGGTTAATTATTTCTGCGTGGCTTAAGACCACCGTGTTTATAACAATAATTTTTTCGGGCAGGGGTAATAATGAGAAAAAATACAACGCCAATATTCATTGGCGGCGTCTTGCTGTCGGCGTTATCCGCCGGCGCACAGGCCGAGATCACCATTCTGGATAAAAACCCGCAGAGCAATGTGTTGCTGGCGCCGCTCAGTATAAAAGTGGGCGGCAGCATTCGCCCCGAGTGGATCTTCAATAACGGCCCGGAGCCGGGCTATGACAAAAACGGCCACGACGGCGGCACGCGTTTTCGCTTCAGCGGCGACTATGCGCTGACGCAGGACACTTCGATCATCGGCTATTACGAGTGGGGCGTCGATCTGGCGCACGCGCTCAGCTGGGACGGGCACTATAACGAAGACGGCAAGCGCGACTATCAGCGCCAGCTGTACGCCGGTTTCAAAGACGATCGTTACGGCACCCTGACCTACGGCCATCAATACGGCATCTATTATTCGGTGGTCGGCATCAAAAGCGACGTCTGGGATAACGATGGCCATGCGGGCGGCACCGGCATCGGTATTTCCGGCGATTATGACGGCGGCAATAAACCGAAAAACAGCATCAAGTACACCAATGATTTTGGGCCGGTAACGCTGTATGCCAACTATTTATTGCCGGAAGACGATCTGCACACCGCGGATAACCTGATTTATCGCCGCAAGGGCGGGGGCGGGTTGGGCTTCGATTACAAGGTGACGAAAGATTTCACCTTCAGCGCGGCCTACAGTTATACCGATGCGAAGATCAAAGACAATCTGTACAGCGAAAAGGATTATCACCAGCAGCTGTCCGGCACCGCGTTGACCTGGCAGCCGAACAACTGGTACATCGTCGGCACCGCCAGCTACTACAAAGACTATGTGCCAAGCACCCGCCAGCGCACGCTGTCGCACTTCTTCGCCGGTGACGGCTACGGGCTGGAAGGCTTCGTCGGTTACACCTTCAATATCGACAAGCCATTCCTCAAATCGATCCAGCCTTACGTGGCGGCGGACTCGCTGCGGCTGAAAGGTGACGAGGCGTATCACGCCAACCACGTTTACCTCGGCGCGGGCACCACCATCGGTTACGGACTGTCGGTGTATGTGGAGCGCACGCTGGCCAACAGCAGCGACAACGAGCCGGACTCCACCTGGATTACGGTGTTCTACGACTTCTGATTCTCACCTGCTTCAAGCCGGCGCCTGCGCCGGCTTTTTCACATGGTAATTGCGCCGCCCAGGGTCTCTCCAGAGGCGTTTCGCTCCGCCAGGTAGCGCGCCGGCGGTTTGCCTACCGCCTTTCTGAACATGGTGACGAAGCCGCTGGCGCTCTCGTAGCCCAGATCCAGCGCCACCGTCTGTACGCTCTCGCCCTGCGTCAGGCGCTGCAGCGCCAGCATCACGTGCAGCTGGCGCCGCCAGTGGCCGAAACTCATGCCCATCTGCTGTTGCAAGGTGCGGCTGAGGGAGCGCTCGCTCATGCCGATGCGCTGCGCCCACTGCCCGAGGGTGGATTTGTCCGCCGGGCTGCTCAGCATGCCTTCGGTCAACTGCCGAATGCGTGCGTCGTCGGACACCGGCAGATGCAGGTTCTCGATCGGCGCGGCCGCCAGCTGGTCCAGCAATACCGCCGTCAGGCGCCCCTCGGCGCCCTGTTCGTCGTAGAGCGGCTCGAAGGTGCTGGCCTGCAGCAGCAGCTCGCGCAGCAGCGGCGAGACCGACAGCGTGCAGCAGTTCTGCGGCAGACCGGCGGCGGCATGTTGATCGACGAACAGGCAGTAGGCCTCGGTGGAGCCGGCGCCCTGAGCGTTGTGCAACACGTTGCCCGGCATCCACAGCGCGCACTGCGGCGGCACCAGCCACAGCCCGTTTTCCACTTCGCAGCGGATCATGCCGCGTACCGTGTAGATCAGCTGCGCCTTCTGATGGCGGTGCGGCTCGACTTCCCAGTCCTGCTCGAGGGTCGAACCTTGCAGGGCAAACAGCGGGCGCGGCACCTGATCGATATCCAGACAGTGGCGGGGGATCTGTACTTTCATGAGAACAATTCTCAATTTGGCGGAATTGAAAAGTATTATGTCCTGATTGCGCAATGTGGTCTAGCGCCGGTGCCGATAAAGTAAGCGCCAGTCCTAAACCATTTCCTGAGGAAACTGATTATGTCATTGGATACCGCCGATTTTCCGCTGGTATGGATGCGCCAAAACGGGCGCGATACCCAGGCCGAACTGGCCGAATTCAGCGCGCTGCTGGCGCGCGCCGAACCCTTTGTCCTGATGACCGACCGCAGCGTCGGCGATGAAGAACAAGAACATGACCGCGATGCCCGCACCCAGGTCGCGCTGTGGAAGCGCGATAACCGTGAGGCGCTGAAGCTGTGGGTGAAAGGCATGATCATGCTGGAACCGGACGACGCCAAACGCGCGGCGGCGGAAGAATTCGCCGAATACGGCGCCAAGTTCTGGGGCTATCCGGTGCTGGTGGCCGCCGATGAAGCCGCAGGGCGGGTATTGGCGCAGACATTATTGTTAAAATAAGGGGAATACCATGCACCAGCAACAGGTGATTGAACAGCTGCTGGCCTGGATCGAGCAGAGCCTGGATCAGCCGCTGACGCTGGACGACATTGCCGCCAAGTCCGGCTACTCCAAGTGGCATTTGCAGCGGATGTTCAAGCAACATACCGGCCATATTCTCGGCACTTACGCCCGCCGCAGAAGGCTGACCGCCGCCGCGCGCGAACTGCGCCTGACCGGCACCAGCGTGGCCTGCATCGCTGATACTTACCAGTTTGATTCGCAGCAGACCTTCACCCGTTGCTTCCGCAAACAGTTCGGTCTGCCGCCGGCCAGCTATCGCCGCAGCCAGGATTGGTCGAGCTACGGCCTGCAGCCGCCGCTGCGGCTGACCGAAACGCCGTTGCCGCAGGCCGACATCGTGACGCTGCCCGCCATGCAGCTGGTGGGCAACACCCAGCGCCGCAGCTTTACGCTGGGGCAGCTGGCGGCCTCCAAGTGCGAGCTGCGCCGCCACGCCTGGCGGCAACTGCTGCAGCCGCAGGCGCTGCCGGAGGTGGTATACGGCCTCACCAGTCTGGAGGTCGACAGGCAACGCCGGGGTAATCCGCGCATGGCCTATACCGCCGCTCTGCCGGACGAAGGGGCGATGGGGGAGCGGGTGATTATCGAACAGGGGGAGTATGCCCGTTTCACCTATCAAGGGCAGGCGGAAGGGTTACAAAACTTTATCGTGCGGCTGTACGACACCGCGATGCCGCAGATGAACGCCGTCCGCCGGCCGGGGCAGGATATTGAGCGTTTCTACCCGGCGCAGGAGGGCAGCTGCCCGCTCGGCGGCGCGGCGATCCGCTGCGAATATCTGATCCCTATTCGGCGGGTGGAAGCGTTGGCCGCCGCCGGTTAGGCGGCGGTTCTCGCAAAAAATCGCCTTCGTGGCGCGTCAGGTTACAAAAAATTGCGATATTACATCGGTAATGGTTCACACTTTGATTGATGTGCACATATAATGCGCATCCGGTCAAATCCCCCCTGGTTTTTCAGGCCGCAGCGCCGTTGGCTGCCGGCTGAAATGCAATGGGGTAAAGTGGCCGTAGAAACCGATACCCATAATCGCCAGTGGCCTTGACCAACACGAAGATGAAAATGAGCATTCGCGCGTTATTAACCCTGTTTACGGCACTGGTTGCATTCAGCCAGGCTGCCTTCGCCGTCGTCTACCCGCTGCCGCCAAAAGACAGCCGTTTGGTGGGCGAGAATATCCAAATCACCGTACCGGAAGACAGCAAACTGCCGCTGGAAAGCTTCGCCGCCCAGTATCAGATGGGGCTGAGCAACATGCTGGAGGCCAACCCGGGCGTGGATCCGTTCCTGCCGAAGGCCGGCAGCACCCTGACCATCCCGCAGCAGCTGATCCTGCCGGACGCGCCGCGTGAAGGCATCATCATCAACAGCGCCGAGATGCGTCTGTACTACTACCCGAAAGGATCTAACACCGTGGTGGTGCTGCCGATCGGTATCGGCCAGCTGGGTAAAGACACCCCGCTGAACTGGACCACTACCGTACAGCGCAAGAAAGACGGCCCGACCTGGACGCCGACCGCCAAGATGCGCGCCGAATATGCGGCCGACGGTGAAATCCTGCCTGCGGTGTTCCCGGCCGGCCCGGATAACCCGATGGGGCTGTATGCGCTGTATGTTGGCCGCCTGTATGCCATTCACGGCACCAACGCCAACTTCGGCATCGGCCTGCGCGTGAGCCACGGCTGCGTGCGTCTGCGCGCCGACGACATCAAGTACCTGTTCGAGAAAGTGCCGGTCGGCACCCGCGTGCAGTTCATCAACGAACCGATGAAAGCCACCGTCGAGCCGGACGGCTCGCGCTACGTGGAAGTGCACAACCCGCTGTCGGCCAACGAAGAGCAGCTGCAATCGAAAGATCCGGTGCCGCTGACCATTTCCGCGCCGGTCGGCAAAGTGCTGATGGACGCCGGCGTCAACCAGAGCGAAGTGGACGCGGCGATCAAGGCCCGTTCCGGTATGCCGGTGAAAGTGAACTGATTGCCTCGGGCTTCAGTGAACGCGATAAAAAGACGCCTGCGGGCGTCTTTTTTTAT
It includes:
- a CDS encoding 3-hydroxybutyrate dehydrogenase — protein: MSVQGKTALVTGSTSGIGLGIASVLAAAGARVILNGFGDVEQAQAQVARLGAAPGYHGADLGDAGQIADMMQYAEREFGGVDILVNNAGIQHVAPLDQFPVEKWNAILAINLSAVFHTCRLALPGMRERNWGRIINVASVHGLVASKDKSAYVAAKHGVVGLTKTLALETARTPVTCNAICPGWVLTPLVQQQIDKRIAAGTDPQRARDELLAEKQPSQAFVTPEQLGELALFLCSDAAAQVRGAAWNMDGGWLAQ
- a CDS encoding helix-turn-helix domain-containing protein, whose translation is MHQQQVIEQLLAWIEQSLDQPLTLDDIAAKSGYSKWHLQRMFKQHTGHILGTYARRRRLTAAARELRLTGTSVACIADTYQFDSQQTFTRCFRKQFGLPPASYRRSQDWSSYGLQPPLRLTETPLPQADIVTLPAMQLVGNTQRRSFTLGQLAASKCELRRHAWRQLLQPQALPEVVYGLTSLEVDRQRRGNPRMAYTAALPDEGAMGERVIIEQGEYARFTYQGQAEGLQNFIVRLYDTAMPQMNAVRRPGQDIERFYPAQEGSCPLGGAAIRCEYLIPIRRVEALAAAG
- a CDS encoding L,D-transpeptidase family protein, whose amino-acid sequence is MKMSIRALLTLFTALVAFSQAAFAVVYPLPPKDSRLVGENIQITVPEDSKLPLESFAAQYQMGLSNMLEANPGVDPFLPKAGSTLTIPQQLILPDAPREGIIINSAEMRLYYYPKGSNTVVVLPIGIGQLGKDTPLNWTTTVQRKKDGPTWTPTAKMRAEYAADGEILPAVFPAGPDNPMGLYALYVGRLYAIHGTNANFGIGLRVSHGCVRLRADDIKYLFEKVPVGTRVQFINEPMKATVEPDGSRYVEVHNPLSANEEQLQSKDPVPLTISAPVGKVLMDAGVNQSEVDAAIKARSGMPVKVN
- a CDS encoding porin; this encodes MRKNTTPIFIGGVLLSALSAGAQAEITILDKNPQSNVLLAPLSIKVGGSIRPEWIFNNGPEPGYDKNGHDGGTRFRFSGDYALTQDTSIIGYYEWGVDLAHALSWDGHYNEDGKRDYQRQLYAGFKDDRYGTLTYGHQYGIYYSVVGIKSDVWDNDGHAGGTGIGISGDYDGGNKPKNSIKYTNDFGPVTLYANYLLPEDDLHTADNLIYRRKGGGGLGFDYKVTKDFTFSAAYSYTDAKIKDNLYSEKDYHQQLSGTALTWQPNNWYIVGTASYYKDYVPSTRQRTLSHFFAGDGYGLEGFVGYTFNIDKPFLKSIQPYVAADSLRLKGDEAYHANHVYLGAGTTIGYGLSVYVERTLANSSDNEPDSTWITVFYDF
- a CDS encoding AraC family transcriptional regulator, with translation MKVQIPRHCLDIDQVPRPLFALQGSTLEQDWEVEPHRHQKAQLIYTVRGMIRCEVENGLWLVPPQCALWMPGNVLHNAQGAGSTEAYCLFVDQHAAAGLPQNCCTLSVSPLLRELLLQASTFEPLYDEQGAEGRLTAVLLDQLAAAPIENLHLPVSDDARIRQLTEGMLSSPADKSTLGQWAQRIGMSERSLSRTLQQQMGMSFGHWRRQLHVMLALQRLTQGESVQTVALDLGYESASGFVTMFRKAVGKPPARYLAERNASGETLGGAITM